A genome region from Gallus gallus isolate bGalGal1 chromosome 9, bGalGal1.mat.broiler.GRCg7b, whole genome shotgun sequence includes the following:
- the GPR87 gene encoding G-protein coupled receptor 87 gives MGYNLSYGPLPEEHLSAVASAAPNRSVGPPGNTTQDEFTTIVLPVLYLVIFLASILLNGLAVWIFFHIRNKTSFIFYLKNIVVADLLMTLTFPFKIIQDSQLGPWHFNSFLCRYTTVLFYANMYTTIVFLGLISIDRYLKVVKPFGDSRMYSITFTKVLSACVWVVMAFLALPNLILTNGYPTRRNIDDCIKLKSPLGVKWHTAVIYINTCTFMVVLVVLIGCYIAISRYIYKSSKQFISSSSRKRKHNQSIRVVVAVFFTCFLPYHLCRIPFTFSHLDKLLDDSAHKILYYCKEMTLFLSACNVCLDPIIYFFMCRSFSRRLFRKSNMRTRSESIRSLQSVRRSEVRIYHEYTDV, from the exons ATGGGGTACAACCTGTCCTATGGACCACTGCCAG AGGAACACCTGAGCGCAGTTGCCAGCGCCGCCCCCAACCGCTCTGTGGGCCCCCCTGGGAACACCACGCAGGACGAGTTCACCACCATCGTCCTCCCTGTGCTCTACCTGGTCATCTTCCTGGCAAGCATCCTACTGAACGGCCTGGcggtgtggatttttttccacatcagaaacaaaacaagctttATATTTTACCTCAAGAACATTGTGGTCGCAGACCTTCTCATGACACTGACGTTCCCGTTCAAGATAATTCAGGACTCCCAGCTGGGACCGTGGCACTTCAACTCGTTCCTGTGCCGATACACAACAGTTCTGTTCTATGCCAACATGTACACCACGATCGTCTTCCTTGGGCTCATCAGCATCGACCGCTATCTGAAGGTCGTGAAGCCCTTCGGGGACTCCAGGATGTACAGCATCACCTTCACCAAGGTGCTCTCCGCCTGCGTCTGGGTGGTGATGGCCTTCCTCGCCCTGCCTAACCTCATCCTCACCAACGGCTACCCCACTAGGAGGAACATCGATGACTGCATCAAGCTGAAGTCTCCCTTGGGAGTCAAGTGGCACACAGCCGTCATTTACATCAACACCTGCACCTTCATGGTGGTGCTGGTAGTGCTCATAGGGTGCTACATTGCCATATCCAGGTACATTTATAAATCGAGCAAACAGTTCATTAGCTCATCgagcagaaagaggaagcataACCAAAGCATCAGGGTTGTAGTGGCTGTGTTCTTCACCTGCTTCCTGCCGTACCACTTGTGCAGGATACCCTTCACTTTCAGCCATCTAGATAAACTGCTGGACGACTCTGCACATAAAATCCTGTATTACTGTAAGGAAATGACACTGTTCCTGTCTGCGTGTAACGTCTGTCTAGACCCaatcatttactttttcatgTGTAGATCATTCTCACGAAGGCTGTTCAGGAAATCAAATATGAGAACAAGGAGTGAGAGCATCAGGTCTCTGCAGAGCGTCAGGAGGTCTGAAGTGCGCATCTACCACGAATACACCGATGTCTGA